A part of Synechococcus sp. KORDI-49 genomic DNA contains:
- a CDS encoding type II and III secretion system protein, translated as MLGVTLTGVSALPNASPASQARGTVQPELKLLQRDGRLDVIISGAGPGARVRQQRQQASSWQGVLTLGEGAGAVGSAQKLSMQSLGLAMVQLRSEGSATTLQVEASPGQVLSTPEIRASGDDLIISFTGLSPQRPGQSSGRLDLTRPGRVAQPGFVPPMRPRAVAPPLGDMAVGTMLINNRSFVQVSGPSVSLTLNNAPAKDALMSLARLGGYGFVFVGDGAGGNGENASGTPVSMAFRNERFDRALNSVLLASGLQGKMDGRTLLVGTSVAAKTFGPQMSKVFRLNQVDVEGAAQYLASMGASMTHVKTIQITTGEAATAGATQISNAASQTTNQVTETETYGSATGPLVGLSGVTNSRLNTVTLVGDPGLINIAESYLRQLDLRNRQVAVNVQILSVSLTNDKTIDASFSARMGDKYVVSESGKAHMNFGRYRPGSRSGTGLIQEGGPVEPGTYAAGTAGVAEQQVFDPPFVEAQQVVVNAEGETELVPRLDQFGRPIYVPSTDPAAAPALKPVLDSKGRPIYVEGQDPSRFQQPQDSFYAYVESLITSSSAKTLAEPTLIVQEGEQAQVETGQSVITGVDATETANGSTQFQNTRENAGLTVDVSVQKIDDNGFVTLTLDPEISVPIPAGTQQGVAIFNIQARKLRSGRVRLRDGQSLILTGVINEQDRQQVQKWPILGDIPLIGQLFRQSASSRVKDELVIIVTPRILDDDQGGSFGYGYRAGTSASRQLVQSRP; from the coding sequence ATGCTCGGCGTGACGCTGACAGGCGTCAGCGCTCTGCCCAATGCCAGTCCTGCCTCCCAGGCCCGTGGGACGGTTCAGCCTGAGCTGAAGCTGCTGCAGCGCGACGGACGTCTTGATGTGATCATCTCCGGGGCCGGTCCCGGCGCACGGGTGCGTCAGCAGCGTCAACAGGCGAGCAGCTGGCAGGGTGTGCTGACCCTCGGGGAGGGAGCTGGCGCTGTCGGGTCGGCTCAGAAGCTGTCGATGCAGTCCCTGGGGCTGGCCATGGTTCAGCTGCGTTCGGAAGGTTCCGCGACGACGCTTCAGGTGGAGGCAAGTCCCGGTCAGGTTCTCTCCACTCCGGAGATCAGAGCCTCCGGAGATGATCTGATCATCAGTTTCACGGGCCTGTCCCCCCAGCGTCCGGGGCAGTCGAGCGGTCGTCTGGATCTGACCCGGCCCGGTCGTGTGGCCCAGCCTGGCTTCGTGCCTCCGATGCGCCCCCGGGCCGTGGCGCCTCCTCTGGGCGATATGGCCGTCGGCACGATGCTGATCAACAACCGCAGCTTCGTGCAGGTGAGTGGGCCTTCGGTGTCGCTCACCCTCAACAATGCACCTGCCAAGGACGCGCTGATGTCGTTGGCGAGGCTGGGGGGGTACGGCTTCGTCTTCGTCGGAGACGGTGCCGGTGGCAATGGTGAGAACGCCAGTGGCACACCGGTGAGCATGGCCTTCCGGAACGAGCGATTCGACCGGGCTCTCAACAGTGTTCTGCTGGCGTCCGGACTGCAGGGAAAGATGGATGGCCGCACGCTTTTGGTGGGGACATCAGTGGCCGCCAAGACCTTTGGGCCTCAGATGTCCAAGGTGTTCCGGCTCAATCAGGTCGACGTGGAAGGAGCCGCCCAGTACCTGGCCAGCATGGGCGCCTCGATGACCCATGTGAAGACCATTCAGATCACCACTGGGGAAGCGGCAACGGCGGGGGCCACTCAGATCAGCAACGCCGCCTCTCAAACCACCAACCAGGTCACTGAGACCGAGACCTACGGGAGCGCCACCGGGCCTCTGGTGGGTCTCAGCGGCGTGACCAATTCGCGATTGAACACCGTGACGCTGGTGGGAGATCCCGGCCTGATCAACATCGCCGAGTCCTATCTGCGGCAGCTTGATCTGCGGAACCGCCAGGTGGCCGTGAATGTGCAGATTCTCAGCGTCTCGCTCACCAACGACAAAACCATCGACGCTTCCTTTTCAGCGCGCATGGGTGACAAGTACGTGGTCAGTGAGAGCGGTAAGGCCCATATGAATTTCGGCCGATACCGGCCGGGAAGCCGTTCCGGCACCGGCCTGATTCAGGAGGGCGGGCCCGTGGAGCCGGGGACCTACGCCGCCGGGACGGCCGGAGTGGCGGAGCAGCAGGTCTTTGATCCGCCGTTCGTTGAGGCGCAGCAGGTGGTGGTCAATGCCGAGGGAGAAACGGAGCTGGTTCCCCGTCTCGATCAATTCGGTCGCCCGATCTACGTCCCCTCGACCGATCCGGCGGCGGCTCCGGCACTCAAACCTGTGCTGGACAGCAAGGGCCGGCCCATCTACGTCGAGGGTCAGGATCCGTCCCGTTTCCAGCAGCCACAGGATTCGTTCTATGCCTACGTCGAATCACTGATCACGTCCTCCAGCGCCAAAACACTGGCCGAGCCGACTCTGATCGTGCAGGAAGGCGAGCAGGCGCAGGTGGAGACCGGTCAGAGCGTGATCACGGGTGTGGATGCCACGGAAACCGCCAATGGTTCGACGCAGTTTCAGAACACGCGTGAGAACGCAGGACTGACCGTTGACGTGTCGGTTCAGAAAATCGATGACAACGGCTTCGTGACGCTGACGCTTGATCCGGAGATCTCCGTTCCGATTCCCGCAGGCACGCAGCAGGGCGTCGCGATTTTCAACATCCAGGCCCGAAAGCTCAGATCCGGCCGGGTGCGCCTGCGGGATGGGCAATCCCTGATCCTCACCGGTGTGATCAACGAACAGGACCGTCAGCAGGTGCAGAAGTGGCCAATCCTCGGCGACATCCCGCTGATCGGACAGCTGTTCCGACAGTCGGCCTCCTCGCGCGTCAAGGATGAACTGGTGATCATCGTCACGCCCAGGATCCTCGATGACGATCAGGGCGGCAGCTTCGGTTACGGCTACCGAGCAGGCACCTCCGCAAGCCGTCAACTGGTGCAGTCACGCCCCTGA
- a CDS encoding NAD(P)-dependent oxidoreductase has translation MTRSDLRVGMVGLGAIGLPMAVNLRRAGLALKVHTRSRTTEQHPDLEGSQACSSAAEAGRDVDVLILCVSDDAAVDSVLFGRQGAAASLPNGSVVLDCSTIAPSTAVAAAERLRRQGVSYIDAPVTGGTEGARAGTLTVLAGGDAEALERVRPLLEIIGGTVHHFGTVGRGQQVKAVNQVLVAGSYAAVAEAMALGTRLGLPMQEVVAALSSGAAGSWALRNRADGMLAGRYPLGFRLSLHHKDLGIALKEADSVQLTLPISNLVQQQEAELIGRGHGDEDVSALHRLFDSIS, from the coding sequence ATGACCAGATCTGACCTGCGCGTTGGGATGGTGGGCCTCGGGGCGATCGGCCTGCCCATGGCGGTGAACCTGCGACGGGCCGGATTGGCCTTGAAGGTGCACACCCGCAGCAGAACTACGGAACAGCATCCGGACCTGGAGGGCAGTCAGGCCTGCAGCTCCGCGGCAGAGGCGGGCAGGGATGTGGACGTGCTGATCCTCTGCGTCAGTGACGATGCTGCCGTGGACTCCGTTCTCTTCGGTCGCCAGGGAGCCGCCGCATCACTCCCGAACGGGAGCGTGGTGCTCGACTGTTCCACCATCGCTCCCTCCACGGCCGTGGCCGCCGCAGAGCGTCTGAGGCGACAGGGCGTGAGTTACATCGATGCCCCTGTGACAGGCGGCACCGAGGGAGCTCGGGCCGGCACCCTGACCGTGCTGGCCGGCGGAGACGCTGAGGCCCTGGAACGGGTGCGGCCTCTGCTGGAGATCATTGGCGGAACGGTTCATCACTTCGGAACGGTCGGGCGCGGACAGCAGGTGAAGGCCGTGAACCAGGTGCTGGTGGCAGGCAGCTATGCAGCCGTCGCCGAAGCGATGGCCCTGGGGACACGGCTCGGTCTGCCGATGCAGGAGGTGGTGGCGGCCCTGAGCAGTGGAGCTGCGGGATCCTGGGCTCTGCGCAATCGCGCCGACGGGATGCTCGCAGGGCGTTATCCCCTGGGATTCCGCCTGTCCCTGCATCACAAGGACCTCGGCATCGCCCTGAAGGAAGCAGACAGCGTTCAGTTGACGCTGCCCATCAGCAATCTGGTCCAACAGCAGGAGGCCGAACTGATCGGCCGCGGACATGGAGACGAGGACGTCTCCGCCCTGCATCGCCTTTTTGACTCGATATCGTGA
- a CDS encoding pentapeptide repeat-containing protein: protein MPLRGCLLSILLLGAPVAAQPTDPGDLIRVLQQRHCPDCRLADADLVHADLRDAQLAGARLQRANLGEARLDGADLSSSDLSFTSLRGASLRGADLRGSRLYGTDLRHADLSGARLDVGALDQSHWQGAQGIDRGIRSHASLHNAGVDAALSGRWIEAEQLFSAAILQDPQEALSWVARGLSRGEQGKPDLAGRDLAHAGVLFEQQGDPIKADQLKRASSRVQEPVAAATPAGNGLGSALLGSMLSTVQTLAPIALKALMPILP from the coding sequence ATGCCGCTTCGAGGCTGCCTGCTCTCGATCCTGCTGCTGGGGGCTCCTGTGGCAGCGCAACCCACCGATCCCGGGGATCTGATCCGGGTGCTGCAGCAGCGTCATTGCCCGGACTGCCGGCTGGCTGATGCGGATCTGGTGCATGCGGATCTGCGTGATGCGCAGCTGGCCGGTGCCAGGCTGCAGCGGGCCAACCTCGGTGAGGCACGCCTGGATGGCGCCGATCTCAGCAGCAGCGATCTGAGCTTCACAAGCCTGAGGGGGGCCTCACTGCGTGGTGCGGATCTGCGTGGCAGCCGTTTGTACGGAACCGATCTGAGACATGCAGACCTCAGCGGCGCCCGCCTGGATGTCGGCGCCCTGGATCAAAGCCACTGGCAGGGAGCACAGGGCATCGATCGCGGCATCCGCAGCCACGCTTCCCTGCACAATGCGGGCGTTGACGCTGCCCTCTCAGGTCGCTGGATCGAGGCGGAGCAGTTGTTCAGCGCCGCCATCCTGCAGGATCCGCAGGAGGCGTTGAGCTGGGTGGCGCGTGGGCTCAGCCGCGGAGAGCAGGGCAAGCCAGATCTGGCCGGGCGGGACCTTGCTCACGCCGGAGTGCTTTTTGAGCAGCAGGGTGATCCGATCAAAGCCGATCAGCTGAAGCGGGCCAGCAGCCGCGTTCAGGAGCCCGTCGCTGCAGCCACTCCGGCTGGCAACGGACTGGGATCGGCACTGCTGGGGAGCATGCTGTCGACCGTTCAGACCCTGGCCCCGATCGCCCTGAAGGCTCTGATGCCGATCCTTCCCTGA
- the murG gene encoding undecaprenyldiphospho-muramoylpentapeptide beta-N-acetylglucosaminyltransferase has product MTRLLIAASGTGGHLFPAIAVAEALPEGWQVRWLGVPDRLETQLVPESIPLTTVRAGGLQGRGLNKLIQLIRLIGAIGTVRRLIRRERIEVVFTTGGYIAAPAIVAARWCGVPAVLHEANAIPGRVTRLMGRFCRAVAVGLPVASDRIPGHRPLLTGMPVRAAFLESQPLPDWVPISDGPLLVVIGGSQGAVGLNRMVRAVVPELLEQGCRIVHLTGRNDPEVGQLQHPNLVELPFSDEIPGLLQHADLAVSRAGAGSLSELAICRTPSILVPFPQAADGHQEANAACAARTGGAVIVHQHAPEATALRDTILRLLGTDAELLQEMRTGMEKLAVQDADQRLVDLLSSLVD; this is encoded by the coding sequence ATGACCCGGCTTCTGATCGCCGCCAGCGGCACGGGGGGGCATCTCTTCCCTGCGATTGCCGTGGCGGAAGCCCTGCCGGAAGGCTGGCAGGTGCGGTGGCTGGGAGTGCCCGACCGGCTCGAAACGCAGCTGGTCCCGGAGAGCATTCCCCTGACAACGGTTCGCGCAGGCGGGCTTCAGGGTCGCGGGCTCAACAAGCTCATTCAACTGATCCGTCTGATCGGCGCCATCGGTACGGTCCGGCGACTGATCCGACGGGAGCGAATCGAGGTTGTGTTCACCACCGGCGGGTACATCGCAGCTCCGGCGATCGTGGCCGCCCGCTGGTGCGGTGTTCCAGCTGTTCTGCATGAAGCCAACGCGATCCCGGGACGCGTGACACGACTGATGGGCCGGTTCTGCCGTGCGGTGGCCGTGGGGCTCCCCGTGGCGTCGGATCGCATTCCCGGCCATCGCCCGCTGCTCACAGGCATGCCTGTGAGAGCTGCGTTTCTGGAGAGCCAGCCGCTACCGGACTGGGTGCCGATCAGCGACGGCCCTCTGCTGGTGGTGATCGGTGGCAGCCAGGGCGCGGTCGGGCTCAACCGCATGGTCCGCGCTGTGGTCCCCGAGCTGCTGGAGCAGGGATGCCGGATCGTGCATCTCACTGGTCGCAACGACCCTGAAGTCGGACAGCTTCAGCATCCGAACCTGGTGGAACTCCCCTTCAGTGATGAGATCCCCGGCCTGTTGCAGCATGCCGATCTGGCGGTCAGCCGAGCGGGTGCAGGCAGCCTCAGTGAGCTGGCCATCTGCAGAACCCCCTCGATCCTGGTTCCATTTCCCCAGGCTGCCGATGGCCATCAGGAAGCGAATGCGGCCTGCGCCGCTCGCACCGGCGGTGCCGTGATCGTGCACCAGCACGCCCCCGAGGCAACGGCACTGCGGGACACCATCCTCAGGTTGCTCGGCACGGATGCGGAGCTGCTGCAGGAGATGCGAACGGGCATGGAGAAACTGGCCGTACAGGACGCCGATCAGCGATTGGTGGACCTGCTCAGCAGCCTTGTGGACTGA
- a CDS encoding threonine-phosphate decarboxylase, which produces MGVDLRHGGNRVALAAQLGCRPSELLDASASLVPWTPWLGRLPLGAIRDYPDRSHAALRQAIATCHGLDPDLVLPGNGAAELFTWVARDAAAAGVNLLPAPGFADYGRALRCWNADCREQSLPLHWSATFPQRFPSPAEAAVLWICNPHNPTGQLWSRASLEPLLQRFSLVICDEAFLPLVPAGERQSLIPLLADHDNLVVVRSLTKLFGIAGLRLGYVLTRPERLQRWAGWRDPWPLNGVAAVVGERLLSDPARYRRWCAKVQRWTASEGAWMQEQLSRLDGVSALPSAANYLLIHGDHSLAWMRQELEQRHRILLRDCGSFRGLGERWLRIGLQTRRRNRRIVEALRRVQSTRLLSRSTNR; this is translated from the coding sequence ATGGGCGTCGACCTGCGCCATGGCGGAAACCGGGTGGCTCTGGCGGCGCAGCTGGGCTGTCGTCCCTCGGAGCTGCTCGATGCCAGTGCCTCCCTTGTGCCCTGGACGCCGTGGCTGGGCCGGTTGCCGCTCGGTGCGATCCGCGACTACCCCGATCGCAGCCATGCCGCACTACGACAGGCGATCGCGACCTGTCACGGGCTTGATCCGGATCTGGTGCTGCCGGGCAACGGTGCTGCTGAGCTGTTCACCTGGGTGGCACGGGATGCCGCCGCCGCCGGTGTCAATCTTCTCCCGGCGCCGGGGTTCGCTGATTACGGGCGCGCCCTGCGTTGCTGGAATGCCGACTGCCGCGAGCAGAGCCTGCCGCTGCACTGGTCAGCGACCTTCCCACAACGTTTTCCATCACCGGCGGAGGCGGCCGTGCTCTGGATTTGCAATCCGCACAACCCAACGGGTCAGCTGTGGAGTCGCGCTTCGCTCGAACCGCTGCTGCAGCGGTTCTCTCTGGTGATCTGCGACGAGGCCTTCCTGCCGCTGGTGCCGGCGGGTGAGCGCCAGTCGCTGATTCCGCTTCTGGCTGATCACGACAACCTTGTGGTGGTCAGAAGTCTCACCAAGCTGTTCGGGATCGCTGGGCTGCGTCTTGGGTATGTCCTCACGCGCCCTGAACGGCTGCAGCGCTGGGCGGGCTGGCGTGATCCCTGGCCCCTCAACGGTGTGGCGGCTGTCGTCGGGGAGAGGTTGCTCTCGGATCCGGCGCGATACCGCCGCTGGTGCGCCAAGGTCCAGCGCTGGACGGCCAGCGAGGGGGCCTGGATGCAGGAGCAGCTCAGCCGTCTGGATGGAGTCTCCGCCCTTCCCTCCGCAGCCAACTACCTGCTGATTCACGGCGATCACTCCCTGGCGTGGATGCGGCAGGAGCTGGAACAGCGTCATCGCATCCTGCTGCGGGATTGCGGTTCATTCCGTGGCCTGGGCGAACGTTGGCTGCGCATCGGTCTGCAGACGCGGAGACGCAACCGTCGGATCGTCGAGGCTTTGCGTCGGGTTCAGTCCACAAGGCTGCTGAGCAGGTCCACCAATCGCTGA
- a CDS encoding DUF3604 domain-containing protein, with protein MQRLPGVLLSGVIALLPGLTACGNDPGAGLGSKASAAARTGPEAQCMSGNRAYFGDTHLHTALSPDAGLAGTKLGLDEAYRFARGETVTSNTGQKAALKRPLDFLVVADHSENLGLAQGLETSNPELLKSSLGQELHDLLKAGKGREAFYLLVQWMAKGSEALISNDAYMTNVWQMNNTVAERYNDPGTFTSLIGYEWTSQPGGGNLHRVVIFRDDKTLTDKILPFSAFDSEDAEDLWAFMAAYEKQTGGRVLAIPHNGNLSSGTMFLPQHQKTGVAIDADYARMRQRFEPLIEVTQAKGTGETHPLLSPEDEFAGFNIVDNSNLGGIKPTTPEMIPYEYARAALRRGLKLEQELGVNPFKFGMVGSTDSHSSLPSTAEDNWWGKSPALEPIPERWKDVLIKSAKDASLDLTALQLGASGLAGVWASGNTRTALWDAMARKEVFGTSGTRLTVRVYGGYDYTGDEIKGADWASAACAKGVPMGGDLMAAADGQVPSLLVQARKDPDGANLDRIQIVKGWLDDAGKTHEQVFDVSWSDADQRTRGADGKVSSVGTSVNVREATYTNSIGATNLTAHWTDPSFDPSQKAFYYVRVLEIPTPTWLAYDRKNFNLYDEMPDNAPYTSQERAYSSPIWYNPS; from the coding sequence ATGCAACGTCTTCCTGGTGTTCTGCTGTCAGGCGTCATCGCCCTGCTCCCCGGACTGACCGCCTGCGGCAATGATCCTGGGGCGGGGCTCGGCAGCAAGGCCTCGGCAGCGGCACGCACCGGTCCGGAGGCCCAGTGCATGAGCGGCAACCGTGCCTATTTCGGTGACACCCACCTGCACACGGCCCTGTCGCCGGATGCCGGTCTGGCCGGCACCAAGCTGGGCTTGGACGAGGCCTATCGCTTTGCCCGCGGTGAGACCGTCACCAGCAACACCGGCCAGAAGGCGGCTCTGAAGCGCCCACTTGATTTCCTGGTGGTGGCCGACCATTCCGAGAACCTTGGCCTCGCCCAGGGCCTCGAGACCTCCAACCCGGAACTGCTCAAGTCGTCGCTGGGTCAGGAACTCCACGACCTGCTCAAGGCGGGCAAGGGCCGGGAAGCCTTCTATCTGCTTGTCCAGTGGATGGCCAAGGGATCTGAGGCCCTGATCTCCAACGACGCCTACATGACCAATGTCTGGCAGATGAACAACACGGTGGCCGAGCGCTACAACGACCCCGGCACCTTCACCAGCCTGATCGGCTACGAGTGGACCAGCCAACCCGGCGGCGGCAACCTCCACCGTGTCGTGATCTTCCGGGATGACAAAACCCTGACGGACAAGATCCTTCCGTTCTCCGCCTTCGATTCGGAAGACGCTGAGGATCTCTGGGCCTTCATGGCGGCTTATGAGAAACAGACCGGTGGGCGTGTGTTGGCCATCCCCCACAACGGCAACCTCTCCAGCGGCACGATGTTCCTGCCGCAGCACCAGAAAACCGGTGTTGCGATCGATGCCGACTATGCGCGGATGCGCCAGCGCTTCGAGCCGCTGATCGAGGTGACGCAGGCCAAGGGCACCGGGGAGACCCACCCCCTGCTGTCTCCAGAGGATGAGTTCGCCGGGTTCAACATCGTCGATAACTCCAACCTCGGCGGAATCAAGCCGACAACGCCGGAGATGATCCCCTACGAATACGCCCGTGCTGCCCTGCGCCGCGGCCTGAAGCTTGAGCAGGAGCTTGGGGTGAACCCGTTCAAGTTCGGCATGGTCGGCTCAACGGATTCCCACTCCTCGCTGCCCTCCACCGCAGAGGACAACTGGTGGGGCAAGTCACCGGCCCTTGAACCCATTCCGGAGCGCTGGAAAGACGTCCTGATCAAGTCTGCGAAGGATGCCTCCCTCGACCTCACCGCCCTGCAGCTGGGGGCCTCCGGCTTGGCAGGGGTCTGGGCGTCCGGGAACACCCGGACCGCCCTCTGGGATGCCATGGCCCGCAAAGAGGTGTTCGGCACCAGCGGCACCCGCCTGACCGTGCGGGTCTACGGCGGCTACGACTACACCGGTGATGAGATCAAAGGTGCTGACTGGGCGTCGGCCGCCTGCGCCAAAGGGGTTCCCATGGGTGGTGATCTGATGGCGGCCGCCGACGGCCAGGTTCCGTCGTTGCTGGTGCAGGCCCGCAAGGATCCTGATGGCGCCAATCTCGATCGCATTCAGATCGTCAAAGGTTGGCTGGATGACGCCGGCAAGACCCACGAGCAGGTGTTTGACGTTTCCTGGAGTGATGCCGACCAGCGCACCCGCGGCGCTGACGGCAAGGTTTCGTCCGTTGGCACCAGCGTGAATGTTCGAGAGGCGACCTACACCAACAGCATCGGCGCCACCAACCTCACGGCCCACTGGACCGACCCCTCCTTTGATCCCAGCCAGAAGGCCTTCTATTACGTGCGTGTCTTGGAAATCCCGACGCCCACCTGGCTGGCCTACGACCGCAAGAACTTCAATCTCTACGACGAGATGCCGGACAACGCGCCTTACACCAGTCAGGAGCGGGCCTACTCCAGTCCCATCTGGTACAACCCCTCCTGA